Proteins co-encoded in one Paraburkholderia terrae genomic window:
- the pilM gene encoding type IV pilus biogenesis protein PilM, producing the protein MALKHSLRMAMRRQAVGIDVGAQAVRIVALSSSARKMGPVRIECVALEPLAPGAMAGAEIVDRQAVARALSEAFCHVPEQCMSAALRCAMAIPGSATFTAHLPVNHVSGPHGSAASIEPTVLMEAERVAGIERHALAVDWYVDESPPHLRTVSIAATAREHLEARIESAAMAGVTLTTVDVEPHAALRALRHAATFELELHEPYAAIWIGSDGVYGWRIEGETIAEEIRYPSPEYSCVADALRDLAENNLNVCALVGGEIELLEGVCFSLADIGDVLGCSVLPFDCSSLSDGNVIPDSDLLHEPSFAVAFGLALRGMTQ; encoded by the coding sequence ATGGCGTTGAAACACTCGTTACGAATGGCGATGCGGCGTCAGGCAGTCGGCATCGATGTCGGCGCGCAAGCGGTGAGGATCGTGGCGCTGAGCAGCAGCGCGCGAAAGATGGGACCCGTACGCATCGAATGCGTGGCTTTGGAGCCGCTCGCGCCGGGCGCGATGGCTGGCGCGGAGATCGTCGACCGGCAAGCGGTGGCGCGCGCGTTGTCCGAGGCATTCTGCCATGTGCCCGAGCAATGCATGTCGGCGGCACTGCGTTGCGCAATGGCGATTCCGGGGTCCGCGACTTTCACGGCGCATCTGCCCGTCAATCACGTGAGCGGCCCGCATGGTTCCGCTGCGTCGATCGAGCCTACGGTGCTGATGGAAGCCGAGCGCGTCGCGGGCATCGAGCGTCATGCGCTCGCCGTCGACTGGTATGTCGACGAGTCGCCGCCGCATCTTCGCACGGTGTCGATTGCCGCGACGGCGCGTGAGCATCTCGAAGCGCGCATCGAAAGCGCGGCGATGGCGGGCGTGACGCTGACAACGGTCGACGTCGAGCCGCATGCGGCGTTGCGCGCGCTGCGTCACGCGGCGACCTTCGAACTCGAACTGCACGAACCGTATGCGGCGATCTGGATCGGCAGTGATGGCGTGTACGGCTGGCGCATCGAAGGGGAAACGATCGCGGAAGAAATCCGTTATCCATCGCCCGAATATTCGTGCGTCGCCGATGCGTTGCGCGATCTCGCGGAAAACAACCTGAACGTGTGCGCGCTGGTGGGCGGCGAAATCGAACTGCTCGAAGGCGTGTGCTTTTCGCTTGCAGATATCGGTGATGTGCTGGGCTGTTCCGTGTTGCCCTTCGACTGCTCTTCGCTCAGCGACGGCAACGTGATACCCGACTCGGATCTGTTGCATGAGCCTTCGTTCGCGGTTGCGTTCGGTCTTGCATTGCGGGGCATGACGCAATGA
- a CDS encoding penicillin-binding protein 1A, with product MQSTTPTSPPPAPQKRKRPLWLKIILGFVGLIFAGILCVLLVLGYALVVATPNLPSLDALTDYRPKVPLRIYTADHVLIGEFGEERRDIVHMREVPDNLKKAVLAIEDARFYDHGGVDLMGIARAGVVALTNGHATQGASTITMQVARNFFLSSEKTYTRKIYEMLLAYKIESKLSKDQILEVYMNQIYLGQRAYGFASAARVYFGKDLKDLSLAECAMLAGLPKAPSAYNPVVNPKRAKVRQEYILQRMLELGYITQDQYDTASRQPLIVKGAGKEFSVHAEYVAEMVRQMMYAQYREEAYTRGLNVVTTIDSADQDAAYRALRKGLMDYERRHGYRGPEAFIDLPTDADEREQAIDDALLEHPDNGEIIAAVVTLASPKQVQATLIDGNAVTIQGDGLRYATFALSTRAQPNQRVRPGAIIRIVKNDDGNWSITQLPQIEGAFVSVVPQDGAIRALVGGFDFNKNKFNHVTQAWRQPGSSFKPFIYSASLEKGLGPATVINDAPLFFSAAETGGQAWEPKNYGGGFDGPMSMRTALQKSKNLVSIRILNHIGTKYAQQYITRFGFDAERHPAYLPMALGAGLVTPLQMAAGYSVFANGGYRVNSYLIAEVTDQRGVVVAHADPLVAGSNAPHAIEPRNAYVMNSLLTSVAQRGTGAKSNVLKRTDLAGKTGTTNDSRDAWFAGYQHTLCAIAWMGYDNPRSLGDKETGGGLALPVWIDYMGRALKGVPEYKMPMPEDVVSISDELYFDDFTPGNGFVSTVGVTLPPPEASGAASGAPAQVGAQEKEDIMNLFKGH from the coding sequence ATGCAATCCACGACTCCTACGTCTCCGCCTCCAGCACCCCAGAAGCGCAAGCGTCCGCTCTGGCTGAAGATCATCCTTGGCTTCGTCGGGCTGATCTTCGCCGGGATCCTCTGCGTCCTGCTCGTGCTGGGTTACGCGCTGGTCGTCGCCACGCCCAATCTGCCTTCGCTCGACGCGTTGACCGACTATCGTCCGAAGGTGCCGCTGCGCATCTACACCGCAGATCACGTGCTGATCGGCGAATTCGGCGAAGAGCGGCGCGACATCGTCCACATGCGCGAGGTGCCGGACAATCTCAAGAAGGCAGTACTCGCCATCGAAGACGCGCGCTTTTACGATCACGGCGGCGTCGATCTGATGGGTATCGCACGCGCCGGCGTGGTCGCGCTCACGAACGGCCACGCAACGCAGGGCGCAAGCACGATCACGATGCAGGTTGCGCGCAACTTCTTCCTGTCCAGCGAGAAGACCTACACGCGCAAGATCTACGAGATGCTGCTCGCGTACAAGATCGAATCGAAGCTGAGCAAAGATCAGATTCTCGAGGTGTACATGAATCAGATCTATCTCGGCCAGCGTGCGTACGGCTTCGCGAGCGCGGCGCGCGTGTACTTCGGCAAGGACCTGAAAGACCTGTCGCTGGCCGAATGCGCGATGCTCGCCGGTCTGCCGAAAGCGCCGTCCGCGTATAACCCGGTGGTGAATCCGAAGCGCGCGAAAGTGCGTCAGGAATACATCCTTCAGCGCATGCTGGAGTTGGGCTATATCACGCAGGACCAGTACGACACGGCGAGCCGCCAGCCGCTCATCGTCAAGGGCGCGGGCAAGGAGTTCAGCGTGCATGCGGAGTACGTCGCGGAAATGGTGCGGCAGATGATGTACGCGCAGTATCGCGAAGAGGCGTACACGCGCGGCCTGAACGTCGTGACGACCATCGATTCCGCCGATCAGGACGCCGCATACCGGGCGCTGCGCAAAGGCTTGATGGACTATGAACGGCGCCACGGCTATCGCGGTCCGGAAGCGTTCATCGACCTGCCGACCGACGCTGACGAACGCGAGCAGGCGATCGACGACGCATTGCTCGAACATCCCGACAACGGCGAGATCATCGCAGCTGTGGTGACGTTGGCCAGTCCGAAGCAGGTGCAGGCGACGCTGATCGACGGCAACGCCGTGACGATCCAGGGCGACGGGCTGCGCTATGCAACATTCGCACTGAGCACGCGCGCGCAGCCGAACCAGCGCGTGCGGCCGGGCGCGATCATCCGTATCGTGAAGAACGACGACGGCAACTGGTCGATTACGCAGTTGCCGCAGATCGAAGGTGCGTTCGTATCCGTCGTGCCGCAGGATGGCGCGATCCGCGCGCTGGTTGGTGGCTTCGACTTCAACAAGAACAAGTTCAATCACGTGACGCAGGCATGGCGGCAGCCGGGTTCGAGCTTCAAGCCGTTCATCTATTCGGCGTCGCTAGAAAAGGGTTTGGGACCGGCAACCGTCATCAACGACGCGCCGCTCTTCTTCAGCGCAGCTGAAACAGGTGGCCAGGCGTGGGAGCCGAAGAACTACGGCGGCGGCTTCGATGGCCCCATGTCGATGCGCACTGCGCTGCAGAAGTCGAAGAACCTCGTATCGATCCGCATCCTCAACCACATCGGCACGAAGTACGCGCAGCAGTACATCACGCGCTTCGGTTTCGATGCGGAGCGTCACCCCGCGTATCTGCCGATGGCGCTCGGTGCAGGCCTCGTCACGCCGCTGCAGATGGCGGCTGGCTACTCGGTGTTCGCGAATGGCGGCTATCGCGTGAATTCGTATCTGATCGCCGAAGTCACCGATCAGCGCGGCGTGGTGGTGGCGCATGCGGACCCACTCGTCGCGGGCAGCAACGCGCCCCACGCAATCGAGCCGCGCAACGCGTACGTGATGAACAGCTTGCTGACGAGCGTCGCGCAGCGCGGCACGGGCGCGAAGTCGAACGTTCTGAAGCGCACGGACCTCGCGGGCAAGACGGGCACCACCAACGACTCGCGCGACGCGTGGTTCGCCGGCTATCAGCACACGCTTTGCGCGATCGCGTGGATGGGCTACGACAACCCGCGCAGTCTCGGCGACAAGGAAACGGGCGGCGGGCTCGCGCTGCCCGTGTGGATCGACTACATGGGACGCGCGCTCAAGGGCGTGCCCGAGTACAAGATGCCGATGCCGGAAGACGTCGTATCGATCAGCGACGAGTTGTATTTCGACGACTTCACGCCGGGCAATGGCTTCGTGTCGACGGTCGGGGTGACACTGCCACCGCCGGAAGCGAGCGGCGCGGCAAGCGGTGCGCCGGCCCAGGTCGGCGCGCAGGAGAAAGAGGACATCATGAACCTGTTCAAAGGTCACTAA
- the cyaY gene encoding iron donor protein CyaY: MSDSEYLTRAEAVLAAIERSLDDTDADIEFERSGNVLTLEFENGTKIIVNLQPPMQEIWIAAKSGGYHFRFVDGAWRDTRNGTEFYAALSEYATQQAGEDVQIAP; the protein is encoded by the coding sequence ATGTCCGACAGTGAATACCTGACCCGTGCCGAGGCTGTGCTGGCAGCCATCGAACGCTCGCTTGACGATACGGACGCCGACATCGAATTCGAGCGCAGCGGCAACGTGCTGACGCTCGAATTCGAGAACGGCACGAAGATCATCGTGAATCTTCAGCCGCCGATGCAGGAGATCTGGATCGCCGCAAAGTCGGGCGGATACCACTTCCGTTTTGTCGACGGCGCGTGGCGCGACACACGCAATGGCACCGAGTTCTACGCGGCGCTGTCCGAATACGCGACGCAGCAGGCAGGCGAAGACGTCCAGATTGCGCCCTGA
- the lptM gene encoding LPS translocon maturation chaperone LptM: MRVVFRTSATATILATLAIVAGVALSGCGQRGSLYLPTVPPLPAKPNEQTQPPSPDEVKPDAESAQGSVPDTSGTPLSLSPDSELRTAPTSNAPAQPASGASEAQ; this comes from the coding sequence ATGCGAGTCGTTTTCCGGACGAGCGCCACGGCCACGATTCTAGCGACTCTGGCTATTGTCGCAGGTGTCGCGCTCAGCGGTTGCGGACAACGCGGTTCGCTTTATCTGCCTACCGTTCCGCCTCTTCCGGCCAAACCGAACGAACAGACCCAGCCGCCCTCGCCCGACGAAGTGAAACCCGACGCCGAATCCGCTCAAGGTTCCGTTCCGGATACGTCGGGCACGCCGTTGTCCCTGTCGCCCGATTCCGAACTGCGCACTGCGCCGACGTCGAACGCGCCCGCCCAACCGGCGTCCGGCGCGTCCGAAGCTCAATAA